Genomic DNA from Streptomyces sp. NBC_01571:
CGAAGGGGCGGTTGTCGCCGACGACGACACACTGGCCGACGGGCGGACGGCTGCGCAGCCGGTCCTCCAGGACGGCCGGGGAGACGTTCTTGCCGCCCGAGGTGACGAGGAGGTCCTTCTTGCGGCCGGTGATGGTGAGGTAGCCGTCCTCGTCGAGGGCTCCGAGGTCGCCGGTCGCGAACCAGTCGTCGCGCAGGACGGCGTCGGTCGCCGCGGGATCGTTCCAGTAGGAGCCGAAGACGACACCGCCCCTGACGAGGACCTCGCCGTCGTCGGCGATACGGACCGCGGTGCCCGGGACCGGGAGGCCGACCGTGCCGGGGCGCGGGCGCAGCGGCGGCACGATCGTCGCCGCGGCCGTGGTCTCCGTCAGGCCGTACCCCTCGTAGACGATGACGCCGGCGGCGTAGAAGAACAGATTGAGGTTGCGGTCGAGCGGGGCGCCGCCGCTGATGGCGTAACGCATGCGGCCGCCGAGTTCCCTGCGGATGCGGCGGTAGACCAGCAGGTCGTACAGCGCCCACGCCGCGTACAGGCCGGGGCGGGCGCCCTTGCCCGTCCCCAGGAACTTGTCCAGGCAGGCCTGTCCGAAGCGGACGCCGACGCGGTCGGCGCGGTCGAAGGAGGCCCCGCGGCCGATCCTCTCGGCGGTCGCCCGCCCTGTGTCGTGGATCTTCTCGAAGAGGTAGGGCACACCCACGAGGAAGGTGGGACGGAACTGCCGGAGCGCGGGGCGGAGTTCGTCCGGCTTGATGCTGGGGCAGTGGCCCAGTTCGATCCGGGCCATCAGGCAGGCGACCTGGAGGGTGCGGCCCAGGATGTGGGCGAGCGGGAGGAAGAGGAGGGTCGAGGCGGTCTGGCCGGTGACCTCCTTGAAGATCGGGTGCAGCAGCTCGACCGTGTTGGCGGCCTCGGCGTGCAGGTTGGCGTGCGTGAGGACGCAGCCCTTCGGCCGTCCGGTGGTGCCGGAGGTGTAGCAGACCGTCGCGACCGTGTCCGGGGTGAGCGCGGTGCGGCGTTCGGTGAGTTCCTCGTCGGGGATGTCCCGTCCCTGGGCCACGAGTTCGGACATCGCTCCGGCGTCCAGCCGCCGTACGTCCGGGGGTTCGGGATGCCGGGCGGTGCCGGCGGCGACGGTGGCCGCGTTCTCGGCCGTCTCGGCGATCACGAACCGTGCGCCGGAGTCCCTGACGATCCACTCCACCTGCTCGGCGGAGGAGGTCGCGTAGACCGGGACGGTGAGGCCGCCGGCCGCCCAGATCGCGAAGTCGAGGACCGTCCACTCGTAGCGGGTACGGGACATCACCGCGACCAGGCCGCCGGGTTCGAGGCCCGCGGCGATCAACCCCTTCGCGGTGGCCGCGACTTCGCGGGCGAAGGCCGCCGCGGTGACCGGGCGCCAGGTGGCGCCCTCCCTGCGGCGCAGGACCACGGCGTCCGGGGCCTCGGCCGCGTTGGTGAAGGGCAGGTCGGCCAGGCTGCCGGTGGC
This window encodes:
- a CDS encoding long-chain fatty acid--CoA ligase translates to MGVRKDLKRAGRRTDLAARAETELTRDASGVVREVRTTPLAPRPATGSLADLPFTNAAEAPDAVVLRRREGATWRPVTAAAFAREVAATAKGLIAAGLEPGGLVAVMSRTRYEWTVLDFAIWAAGGLTVPVYATSSAEQVEWIVRDSGARFVIAETAENAATVAAGTARHPEPPDVRRLDAGAMSELVAQGRDIPDEELTERRTALTPDTVATVCYTSGTTGRPKGCVLTHANLHAEAANTVELLHPIFKEVTGQTASTLLFLPLAHILGRTLQVACLMARIELGHCPSIKPDELRPALRQFRPTFLVGVPYLFEKIHDTGRATAERIGRGASFDRADRVGVRFGQACLDKFLGTGKGARPGLYAAWALYDLLVYRRIRRELGGRMRYAISGGAPLDRNLNLFFYAAGVIVYEGYGLTETTAAATIVPPLRPRPGTVGLPVPGTAVRIADDGEVLVRGGVVFGSYWNDPAATDAVLRDDWFATGDLGALDEDGYLTITGRKKDLLVTSGGKNVSPAVLEDRLRSRPPVGQCVVVGDNRPFVAALISLDPEAVAHWLAVRGRPAGTPLSELVRDPSLRADVQKAVDHANGAVSRAESIRAFALVADEFTEANGLLTPSLKVRRHAVATAYAAEIEALYGT